A region from the Lolium perenne isolate Kyuss_39 chromosome 4, Kyuss_2.0, whole genome shotgun sequence genome encodes:
- the LOC127292765 gene encoding alpha-1,4 glucan phosphorylase L isozyme, chloroplastic/amyloplastic, translated as MVTASPPLPLATASRPLAVGVGAVGAAPTRRRRRRGFVVRSVASDREVRGSASASTDEEISSVLSSIGSSAIASNITHHAEFTPLFSPEHSSPLKAYHATARSVFDALIMNWNATYDYYNKVNVKQAYYLSMEFLQGRTLTNAIGNLELTGQYAEALKQLGQDLEDVASQEPDPALGNGGLGRLASCFLDSLATLNYPAWGYGLRYRYGLFKQIITKDGQEEVAENWLEMGNPWEIVRNDVSYPVKFYGKVVEGTDGRKHWIGGENIKAVAHDVPIPGYKTKTTNNLRLWSTTVPSQNFDLGAFNAGDHTKANEAHLNAEKICHVLYPGDESSEGKVLRLKQQYTLCSASLQDIISRFETRAGDSLNWEDFPSKVAVQMNDTHPTLCIPELMRILMDVKGLSWNQAWSITERTVAYTNHTVLPEALEKWSLDIMQKLLPRHVEIIERIDEELMNCIISKYGTADISLLKQKLQEMRILDNVDLPASIAKLFVKPKEKKESAAESDGKLLLESLDSIAEVEEKIEPGEEDSILSETMEKNAESEDVADSEKEDSEDELDPFVKYDPNLSRVVRMANLSVVGGHSVNGVAEIHSEIVKQDVFNSFYEMWPTKFQNKTNGVTPRRWIRFCNPELSTIISKWIGSDDWILNTDELAGLKKFADNEDLQSEWRTAKRNNKMKVVSLIRDKTGYVVSPDAMFDVQIKRIHEYKRQLLNILGIVYRYKKMKEMSAEERIKSFVPRVCIFGGKAFATYVQAKRIVKFITDVAATVNYDPDIGDLLKVVFVPDYNVSVAETLIPGSELSQHISTAGMEASGTSNMKFAMNGCILIGTLDGANVEIREEVGEENFFLFGAHAPEIAGLRQERAEGKFVPDPRFEEVKEYVRRGIFGASNYDELMGSLEGNEGYGRADYFLVGKDFPSYIECQEKVDEAYRDQKLWTRMSILNTAGSPKFSSDRTIHEYAKDIWDISPVILP; from the exons ATGGTGACCgcctcgccgccgctgccgctcgcCACCGCCTCCCGACCGCTCGCCGTGGGCGTAGGCGCGGTCGGGGCCGcgccgacgcggcggcggcggcggcgggggttcGTGGTGCGGAGCGTGGCGAGCGATCGGGAGGTGCGGGGCTCCGCGTCCGCCTCCACCGACGAAG AGATTTCAAGCGTGCTAAGTTCTATTGGCTCATCTGCCATCGCATCAAACATCACGCACCATGCAGAGTTCACACCCTTGTTCTCTCCAGAGCACTCTTCACCCCTAAAGGCTTATCATGCTACTGCTAGAAGTGTTTTTGATGCTCTGATAATGAATTGGAATGCGACATATGACTATTACAACAAAGTGAATGTAAAGCAGGCTTATTACCTGTCCATGGAGTTCTTGCAG GGAAGAACTCTTACAAATGCTATTGGCAACTTAGAGCTAACAGGACAATATGCAGAAGCGTTAAAACAACTTGGACAGGACCTAGAGGATGTTGCTAGTCAG GAACCAGATCCTGCCCTTGGAAATGGTGGTCTAGGCCGTCTAGCGTCCTGTTTTCTGGACTCTCTGGCAACCCTAAATTATCCAGCATGGGGATATGGACTTCGGTACAGATATGGCCTCTTTAAGCAAATCATAACAAAGGATGGTCAGGAGGAGGTAGCTGAGAATTGGTTAGAG ATGGGAAATCCATGGGAGATTGTAAGAAATGATGTCTCTTATCCTGTAAAATTCTACGGAAAAGTTGTTGAAGGCACTGATGGGAGAAAGCACTGGATTGGAGGAGAGAATATCAAGGCTGTGGCGCATGATGTTCCTATTCCCGGTTACAAGACAAAAACTACTAATAATCTCCGTCTTTGGTCAACAACAGTACCATCACAGAATTTTGATTTGGGAGCTTTTAATGCTGGGGATCATACCAAGGCTAATGAAGCTCATCTAAATGCTGAAAAG ATATGCCACGTGTTGTATCCAGGGGATGAATCATCAGAGGGGAAAGTTCTTCGCCTGAAGCAACAATATACATTATGCTCGGCCTCATTGCAGGACATTATTTCTCGTTTTGAGACAAGAGCTGGTGATTCTCTCAACTGGGAGGACTTCCCATCTAAAGTTGCAGTTCAGATGAATGACACTCATCCAACACTGTGCATTCCTGAGTTAATGAGAATACTGATGGATGTGAAGGGATTGAGCTGGAATCAAGCTTGGAGTATCACGGAAAG AACTGTTGCATACACTAACCACACGGTGCTTCCTGAAGCTCTGGAGAAGTGGAGCTTGGACATTATGCAGAAACTTCTACCTCGACATGTTGAAATTATAGAAAGAATTGATGAGGAG CTGATGAATTGCATCATCTCAAAATATGGAACGGCAGATATTTCACTGTTAAAACAGAAGCTTCAAGAAATGAGGATCTTAGATAATGTTGATCTTCCCGCCTCTATTGCCAAACTGTTTGTTAAACCTAAAGAGAAAAAGGAATCTGCTGCTGAATCGGATGGGAAGTTGCTTCTCGAATCTTTGGACTCTATTGCTGAAGTTGAGGAGAAAATTGAGCCGGGAGAGGAGGACAGCATTCTATCCGAGACAATGGAGAAAAATGCCGAATCTGAAGATGTTGCTGATTCAGAAAAGGAGGATTCTGAGGATGAGTTAGATCCATTTGTAAAATACGATCCTAATTTATCTAGAGTTGTTCGAATGGCAAACCTCAGTGTTGTGGGAGGACACTCAGTTAATGGCGTGGCTGAGATTCACAGTGAAATTGTTAAGCAAGATGTGTTCAATAGCTTTTACGAG ATGTGGCCTACTAAAttccaaaataaaacaaatggagTGACTCCAAGGCGTTGGATCCGGTTTTGTAATCCTGAATTAAGTACAATCATTTCAAAATGGATAGGCTCTGATGACTGGATTCTGAACACTGATGAACTTGCAGGACTAAAGAAG TTTGCTGATAACGAGGACCTGCAATCTGAATGGCGTACTGCTAAAAGGAATAACAAGATGAAGGTAGTTTCGCTGATAAGAGACAAGACCGGATATGTTGTCAGTCCAGATGCAATGTTTGATGTGCAG ATAAAAAGGATACATGAATATAAGCGGCAACTGCTAAATATCCTTGGAATCGTTTATCGCTACAAGAAGATGAAAGAAATGAGTGCAGAAGAGAGAATAAAGAGCTTTGTTCCaagggtttgcatatttggtgggAAAGCATTTGCCACTTATGTACAGGCAAAAAGAATTGTGAAGTTTATCACAGATGTCGCAGCTACTGTAAATTATGATCCTGACATTGGAGATTTACTGAAG gTTGTATTTGTTCCAGATTATAATGTTAGTGTTGCTGAGACGCTCATTCCTGGCAGTGAATTGTCTCAGCATATCAG TACCGCTGGAATGGAAGCTAGTGGAACCAGCAACATGAAGTTTGCAATGAATGGCTGTATTCTTATTGGAACTTTGGATGGTGCGAATGTGGAGATCCGAGAGGAGGTTGGAGAGGAAAACTTCTTCCTTTTTGGTGCACACGCACCTGAAATAGCTGGTTTGAGGCAAGAGAGAGCTGAGGGAAAG TTTGTGCCTGATCCGAGATTTGAAGAGGTTAAGGAATATGTCCGCCGTGGCATCTTTGGGGCTAGCAACTATGATGAATTGATGGGTTCTTTGGAAGGAAATGAAGGTTATGGGCGTGCAGATTATTTTCTTGTTGGCAAGGATTTTCCCAGTTACATTGAATGCCAGGAAAAAGTTGATGAGGCATACCGAGATCAGAAG CTATGGACAAGAATGTCTATCCTCAACACAGCTGGTTCCCCCAAGTTCAGCAGTGACCGGACGATCCACGAGTACGCCAAGGACATATGGGATATTAGCCCCGTCATTTTGCCCTGA